The following proteins are co-located in the Procambarus clarkii isolate CNS0578487 chromosome 16, FALCON_Pclarkii_2.0, whole genome shotgun sequence genome:
- the LOC123760108 gene encoding dentin sialophosphoprotein isoform X1, with product MADTATKVVAAPEAEVSEKTTKGEEKSPVKNVKEDPKVEASNDKEESLESNKTETKIESTEKKDEKENEKSKSDADKIEEKMEESVEKAKDVDNAEKSEETSKKEEKPKETVGKTDKADSEEKVAEKTDKANEADKADKVDTEKMDTEDTAEKTDATEKTDAKEKTDAKEKTDTTEKTDTTEKTDTTEKTDTTEKTDTTEKTDTTEKTDTTEKTDATEKTDATEKTDATEKTDATDKEEKMDTLDKTDKTKEADKTKEAEKTKEAEETMEADKTIFSDKTKDAEKTKDAEKTKEAEKTKEAEKTEKADLEEKMDTEDKAEKADETKKADEAEKADKVEKVSEVDKAEKSDTVEKTEKDDAAEKSGKADADKANTTEKTEESKDAKNNSEDSKEDKTAEEKSMEVTAEKEETKVVSKKEEKAELPKDKKDETVEAMETNGDAEQEAANSALTNGHSEETNGVANGDSEKRAAEEDSDDVKEVSPPKKAKISESETTEAVAEATA from the exons TGCTGCCCCAGAAGCTGAAGTTTCTGAGAAGACGACAAAGGGAGAGGAAAAGTCCCCCGTTAAGAATGTAAAAGAAGACCCCAAGGTTGAAGCCAGTAATGATAAAGAAGAATCTTTGGAATCCAATAAGACAGAAACAAAGATAGAGTCcactgaaaaaaaagatgagaaagAAAATGAAAAGTCTAAAAGCGATGCAGACAAAATTGAAGAAAAGATGGAGGAGTCGGTAGAAAAAGCAAAAGACGTTGATAATGCAGAAAAGTCTGAAGAAACTAGTAAGAAAGAAGAGAAACCTAAGGAAACTGTAGGAAAGACAGACAAAGCAGACTCCGAGGAAAAGGTGGCAGAAAAGACAGACAAGGCAAACGAGGCAGACAAAGCGGACAAGGTGGACACTGAGAAGATGGATACAGAAGACACGGCAGAAAAGACCGACGCGACAGAAAAGACCGATGCAAAAGAAAAGACCGATGCAAAAGAAAAGACCGATACAACAGAAAAGACCGATACAACAGAAAAGACCGATACAACAGAAAAGACCGATACAACAGAAAAGACTGACACAACAGAAAAGACTGACACAACAGAAAAGACTGACACAACAGAAAAGACCGACGCGACAGAAAAGACCGACGCGACAGAAAAGACCGACGCGACAGAAAAGACCGACGCGACAGACAAAGAGGAAAAGATGGATACACTAGacaagactgacaagaccaaggaGGCtgacaagaccaaggaagcggaaAAGACCAAGGAAGCGGAAGAGACCATGGAGGCTGACAAGACCATTTTTTCTGACAAGACCAAGGATGCGGAAAAGACCAAGGATGCGGAAAAGACTAAGGAGGCAGAAAAGACCAAGGAAGCAGAAAAGACCGAAAAGGCAGACTTGGAGGAAAAGATGGATACAGAAGACAAGGCTGAAAAGGCTGACGAGACTAAGAAAGCCGATGAAGCAGAGAAGGCTGACAAGGTTGAAAAAGTCAGCGAGGTTGACAAGGCGGAAAAGTCTGACACGGTGGAAAAGACAGAGAAGGACGATGCAGCGGAGAAGTCTGGTAAGGCTGATGCCGACAAGGCAAACACTACGgagaagacagaagagtcaaAGGATGCCAAAAATAACAGTGAAGACTCTAAGGAAGACAAGACTGCAGAGGAGAAAAGTATGGAAGTAACAGCCGAGAAGGAAGAAACAAAAGTTGTGTCAAAGAAGGAAGAGAAAGCAGAGCTGCCAAAGGACAAGAAAGATGAGACTGTGGAGGCCATGGAGACAAATGGTGATGCTGAGCAG GAAGCTGCTAACTCTGCCCTAACGAATGGACATAGTGAAGAGACCAATGGTGTTGCCAATGGTGACTCTG
- the LOC123760108 gene encoding dentin sialophosphoprotein isoform X2, whose amino-acid sequence MEESVEKAKDVDNAEKSEETSKKEEKPKETVGKTDKADSEEKVAEKTDKANEADKADKVDTEKMDTEDTAEKTDATEKTDAKEKTDAKEKTDTTEKTDTTEKTDTTEKTDTTEKTDTTEKTDTTEKTDTTEKTDATEKTDATEKTDATEKTDATDKEEKMDTLDKTDKTKEADKTKEAEKTKEAEETMEADKTIFSDKTKDAEKTKDAEKTKEAEKTKEAEKTEKADLEEKMDTEDKAEKADETKKADEAEKADKVEKVSEVDKAEKSDTVEKTEKDDAAEKSGKADADKANTTEKTEESKDAKNNSEDSKEDKTAEEKSMEVTAEKEETKVVSKKEEKAELPKDKKDETVEAMETNGDAEQEAANSALTNGHSEETNGVANGDSEKRAAEEDSDDVKEVSPPKKAKISESETTEAVAEATA is encoded by the exons ATGGAGGAGTCGGTAGAAAAAGCAAAAGACGTTGATAATGCAGAAAAGTCTGAAGAAACTAGTAAGAAAGAAGAGAAACCTAAGGAAACTGTAGGAAAGACAGACAAAGCAGACTCCGAGGAAAAGGTGGCAGAAAAGACAGACAAGGCAAACGAGGCAGACAAAGCGGACAAGGTGGACACTGAGAAGATGGATACAGAAGACACGGCAGAAAAGACCGACGCGACAGAAAAGACCGATGCAAAAGAAAAGACCGATGCAAAAGAAAAGACCGATACAACAGAAAAGACCGATACAACAGAAAAGACCGATACAACAGAAAAGACCGATACAACAGAAAAGACTGACACAACAGAAAAGACTGACACAACAGAAAAGACTGACACAACAGAAAAGACCGACGCGACAGAAAAGACCGACGCGACAGAAAAGACCGACGCGACAGAAAAGACCGACGCGACAGACAAAGAGGAAAAGATGGATACACTAGacaagactgacaagaccaaggaGGCtgacaagaccaaggaagcggaaAAGACCAAGGAAGCGGAAGAGACCATGGAGGCTGACAAGACCATTTTTTCTGACAAGACCAAGGATGCGGAAAAGACCAAGGATGCGGAAAAGACTAAGGAGGCAGAAAAGACCAAGGAAGCAGAAAAGACCGAAAAGGCAGACTTGGAGGAAAAGATGGATACAGAAGACAAGGCTGAAAAGGCTGACGAGACTAAGAAAGCCGATGAAGCAGAGAAGGCTGACAAGGTTGAAAAAGTCAGCGAGGTTGACAAGGCGGAAAAGTCTGACACGGTGGAAAAGACAGAGAAGGACGATGCAGCGGAGAAGTCTGGTAAGGCTGATGCCGACAAGGCAAACACTACGgagaagacagaagagtcaaAGGATGCCAAAAATAACAGTGAAGACTCTAAGGAAGACAAGACTGCAGAGGAGAAAAGTATGGAAGTAACAGCCGAGAAGGAAGAAACAAAAGTTGTGTCAAAGAAGGAAGAGAAAGCAGAGCTGCCAAAGGACAAGAAAGATGAGACTGTGGAGGCCATGGAGACAAATGGTGATGCTGAGCAG GAAGCTGCTAACTCTGCCCTAACGAATGGACATAGTGAAGAGACCAATGGTGTTGCCAATGGTGACTCTG